The following coding sequences are from one Nicotiana tabacum cultivar K326 chromosome 1, ASM71507v2, whole genome shotgun sequence window:
- the LOC142164697 gene encoding uncharacterized protein LOC142164697: protein MTPPIAGKLDNWSNHGWFPKKAPLLRLCRAPTDHGWFFFFTSYYHERSAARYVQLRKTNVTAIHVDLPDCFAAALVAFCSSSTTPAASLLLELTMASCSCLQASSRKHQTHPPVISSSLHPVHRPSPSFAATAEAEAPSKQNQIQLLLLRLLLSTVYRYISCSSFVSASVKVFRSDNGTKFLNPQVAELLQTKGMIYQSSCIYTPQQNGVAERRHMLPSKTLQGKSPFEDLISHVPPLDHMRVFGCLGYVTDVRRSDKRAIPAVFLGYFMTQKGYKMYNLHSKGFTVSRDVVFKEDIFPFKYASSTIFSIFPVLDLNNPIIFSENKLPPYHIVPDVASPDDAPPHSHSESDSSTLYEDVVEPLIDPPPDSVVIPTESISSILPTIEPIAIRRSSIDSKSPIWLKPIVATLFLHVILYHHRTSNLCRSSEISALEENNTWSIVPLPPGKVPIGCDWVFKVKYTSVGAVERHKSRIVAKGVRVWCAKLASTPLETSSKLTSVEFDSFMHKECPSEANVEDKELENVGPYQRFIGRLLIVRYIKTAPGLGLLMPLEGLGRLEAYCNSDWETVARSSAEFRSTISTFAELTWLTGLFSELGIESPLPIDLHYDSKAAIQIVANPIFHERTKHIDIDCQFVREKIMQGLIKTHHVPTKKQQADLLTKNLGKVQHDYLLSKLKLKDLFQPSA, encoded by the exons ATGACCCCTCCAATCGCCGGAAAACTTGACAATTGGAGCAACCATGGTTGGTTTCCGAAGAAAGCCCCATTGTTGCGTCTTTGTCGAGCTCCAACTGATCATGGTtggttcttcttcttcacctcatATTATCATGAGCGTTCTGCTGCCCGCTACGTCCAGCTCAGAAAAACCAACGTCACCGCCATCCACGTCGACCTCCCCGACTGCTTCGCCGCTGCCTTGGTTGCGTTTTGCTCGTCGAGCACTACTCCTGCTGCGTCGTTGCTGCTTGAGCTCACCATGGCCAGCTGCTCCTGCTTGCAAGCTTCTTCGCGCAAGCACCAAACACACCCCCCAGTTATTTCTTCTTCGCTACATCCAGTGCATCGACCTTCTCCATCATTTGCCGCTACTGCTGAAGCAGAAGCTCCGTCCAAACAAAACCAAATCCAGCTGCTACTGCTTCGGCTTCTGCTTTCGACTGTGTATCGCTATATTTCGTGTTCGAGCTTTGTTTCAG CTTCTGTGAAAGTTTTTCGATCAGATAATGGCACTAAATTTCTCAACCCTCAAGTAGCTGAGTTGCTGCAGACTAAAGGTATGATTTACCAGAGTTCTTGCATATATactccacaacagaatggagtagcTGAGAGGAGGCACAT GCTACCTTCAAAAACTCTTCAAGGCAAGTCTCCTTTTGAAGATTTAATTAGTCATGTTCCTCCTTTGGACCATATGAGAGTGTTTGGATGTCTAGGCTATGTTACTGATGTGAGAAGATCAGACAAAAGGGCTATTCCAGCTGTATTTCTAGGCTATTTTATGACACAAAAGGGATACAAAATGTATAATCTTCACTCAAAAGGCTTTACTGTCAGTAGAGATGTGGTTTTCAAAGAAGATATCTTCCCTTTCAAATATGCCTCTAGTACTATCTTCTCTATATTTCCTGTACTAGATCTCAATAATCCTATCATTTTCTCTGAGAACAAGTTACCTCCATATCATATTGTACCTGATGTTGCATCACCAGATGATGCACCTCCTCATAGTCACTCAGAGAGCGACTCCTCCACACTCTATGAGGATGTTGTAGAGCCTTTAATTGATCCTCCTCCTGATTCAGTAGTCATTCCTACTGAGTCAATATCCTCTATATTGCCTACTATTGAACCTATTGCTATTAGAAGATCTAGCATAGACAGCAAATCACCAATTTGGTTGAAGCCCATTGTTGCTACCCTATTTCTGCATGT CATACTCTACCATCATAGAACCTCAAACCTTTGCCGAAGTAGTGAAATCTCAGCTCTAGAAGAGAACAACACATGGAGTATAGTTCCTTTACCTCCAGGGAAGGTACCAATTGGCTGCGATTGGGTGTTTAAGGTTAAATACACTTCTGTAGGTGCAGTAGAGAGGCATAAGTCCAGGATTGTGGCCAAGGG AGTCAGGGTTTGGTGTGCCAAACTTGCTAGTACACCCTTGGAGACCAGTTCAAAGCTTACTTCTGTTGAGTTTGATAGTTTCATGCACAAAGAATGTCCTAGTGAAGCTAATGTAGAGGACAAAGAGCTAGAGAATGTTGGACCTTATCAAAGATTTATTGGCAGACTTCT AATAGTTAGATACATCAAGACTGCTCCAGGTCTTGGTCTATTGATGCCTTTAGAAGGCTTAGGAAGACTTGAAGCATATTGTAACTCAGACTGG GAGACAGTTGCCAGAAGCTCAGCAGAATTTAGGAGTACGATATCAACATTTGCAGAGTTAACTTGGCTTACAGGACTGTTTTCAGAATTAGGAATTGAGTCACCCCTGCCTATAGACTTACACTATGACAGCAAAGCTGCAATTCAGATTGTAGCTAATCCTATATTCCATGAAAGAACCAAGCATATTGATATCGATTGTCAGTTTGTGAGGGAAAAAATTATGCAAGGACTGATCAAGACTCATCATGTACCTACCAAGAAGCAACAAGCAGATTTACTGACAAAGAATCTTGGAAAAGTGCAGCACGACTATCTACTGTCCAAGCTGAAGTTGAAAGACTTGTTTCAACCATCAGCTTGA